Proteins encoded within one genomic window of Pygocentrus nattereri isolate fPygNat1 chromosome 7, fPygNat1.pri, whole genome shotgun sequence:
- the zgc:112052 gene encoding protein C19orf12 homolog, with product MSQRVDDVMKLCCELSANQQVKTAVKHSGKGALTAGGLAFAGGLVGGPLGIAVGGAVGGLLGCWMTSGQFKPLPQVIMEMTTEQQQKLYEDIMAIVGSIDWTDVAQLTTIVLGSASLQQQVTAALLNYIHKELQAEVHYID from the exons ATGTCCCAGCGTGTCGATGATGTGATGAAGCTGTGCTGCGAATTGTCTGCAAATCAACAAGTAAAAACCGCAGTGAAGCATTCCGGGAAAGGGGCATTGACTGCTGGGGGCCTTGCTTTTGCTGGTGGTTTGGTTGGGGGTCCGCTTGGCATTGCAGTAG GTGGGGCTGTTGGAGGACTTTTGGGATGCTGGATGACAAGTGGTCAGTTTAAACCACTACCTCAAGTCATCATGGAAATGAcaactgagcagcagcagaaactCTATGAGGACATCATGGCCATTGTGGGGTCAATAGACTGGACTGATGTAGCACAGTTAACTACCATAGTACTGGGAAGTGCATCACTTCAACAGCAAGTGACTGCTGCTTTACTGAACTACATTCACAAGGAGCTTCAAGCAGAGGTTCATTATATAGACTGA
- the LOC108411334 gene encoding uncharacterized protein LOC108411334 — translation MDESLWSEKTCSSLISDLPLWIIEYAWSNRMEDVLEVLGPPLWLEGDWGHLSLEVPCSIRVVAAEAWMVVRARDIKHFERVLEFLDVIHTLLPHLVTSIKHMKIIFGLKTLVIMWMLWDDQSMDSITDKIARFFPDHLPQYRRSSHRHIELMQRTQQDFRSFAQSLARNLDMRKTYIRDLMEEQYGERYALKLEERLLQYLEELDKALRQPTRIDQVLKHPLLLEEGEDILQQLLTCNITSQPTALKRLLRCALATHYGHNDTKQGNEAEANRPSLGHFCIALRLSQARAEEEGLLQACSQGSWLSRDKRPLLIQKGSEKIHLDRQMMMLKHRSVLVPEKSQADIDSCMDPQHPERAEPQQAAEHKEVEEVTTEPMCSRHGKKMKSILLECSEELKVQERDILAAHSECTPPSPNAPLLLSTPQRLTRSSASLLQDSSSTNISLSSHPDSTNLSGSEIQPVSSSQTSSLLIPPVQQNTSRTSSFQKLNISEELSLSPSHLKQIASSPRPVQPPFSQISSQISSPIDSSSVFSLQPPLSQILSSAPSPLILPVTQITIESTHEISPSPTASSSARKESSSPLFSLQSPSPQISSSDSPLAFPVNQTTLGKDHDILPSPTASSSIQQEFSSPVFTTGSPASLRHQPCSFSNPLSLMPPTSSSDCIQVHPTTRQDRDVLSESSSVPGGKLKLSLETQGFLLLNRWLQPQVLLCRLSKQDCSMTTLPQVATSQSSDEEVDEDGEENELFDVNILYSDSESDALDSDDPDYVPSKRLKF, via the exons ATGGATGAAAGTTTGTGGTCAGAGAAGACCTGCTCCAGCCTCATCTCTGACCTGCCTCTGTGGATCATCGAATATGCCTGGAGTAATCGAATGGAGGACGTTTTAGAGG TTTTAGGCCCCCCACTGTGGTTAGAAGGTGACTGGGGCCATCTGAGTCTTGAGGTTCCATGCAGTATCCGTGTGGTGGCGGCTGAAGCCTGGATGGTCGTGCGGGCCAGAGACATTAAACACTTTGAAAGAGTGTTGGAGTTCCTAGATGTCATTCACACATTACTGCCTCATTTAGTGACCTCCATCAAACACATGAAGATAATATTTGGCCTGAAGACTTTG GTTATTATGTGGATGTTGTGGGATGACCAGAGCATGGACAGCATCACTGACAAGATCGCAAGGTTCTTTCCCGATCATCTCCCCCAGTATCGCAGAAGT AGTCACAGACATATTGAGCTAATGCAGAGGACTCAGCAGGATTTTAGGAGTTTTGCTCAGTCTCTGGCAAGAAACCTAGACATGCGCAAAACCTATATCAGA GATTTGATGGAGGAGCAGTACGGAGAGCGATATGCACTGAAACTGGAAGAGCGATTGTTACAATACCTAGAAGAGCTGGACAAAGCCCTTCGTCAACCAACTCGTATTGACCAG GTACTGAAACACCCATTGCTGTTGGAGGAGGGAGAGGACATACTGCAGCAGTTACTTACCTGTAACATTACGTCCCAGCCCACAGCTCTGAAGAGGCTTCTAAGATGTG CACTGGCAACCCACTATGGACATAATGATACCAAGCAAGGGAATGAAGCTGAAGCTAATAGACCTTCCCTTGGGCATTTCTGCATAGCTCTTAGACTATCTCAGGCAAGGGCAGAGGAAGAAGGGCTATTGCAGGCATGCTCCCAGGGCTCATGGCTGAGTAGAGATAAGAGACCTTTGTTGATCCAGAAAGGCTCAGAGAAGATTCATTTGGACAGACAAATGATGATGTTGAAGCACAGGTCAGTTCTGGTGCCTGAAAAAAGCCAGGCTGATATAGATTCATGTATGGATCCTCAGCATCCTGAGAGGGCAGAGCCACAACAGGCTGCAGAACACAAGGAAGTTGAGGAGGTCACAACTGAGCCCATGTGCTCCAGACATGGTAAGAAAATGAAGAGTATCCTTTTGGAATGTTCTGAGGAGCTCAAGGTTCAGGAAAGGGACATCCTTGCAGCTCATTCAGAATGCACTCCTCCATCACCTAATGCACCCCTTCTCCTATCTACTCCTCAAAGGCTGACACGGTCCTCTGCATCTCTACTCCAAGACTCCTCTTCTACAAACATATCTTTGTCTTCTCATCCAGACTCCACAAATCTTTCAGGGTCTGAAATCCAACCAGTCAGCTCTTCACAAACCTCTTCCTTGCTTATACCCCCAGTTCAGCAAAATACTTCTAGAACATCCTCATTCCAAAAATTGAACATCTCAGAAGAACTATCTCTATCACCTTCTCACCTTAAGCAAATCGCATCATCACCACGACCAGTGCAGCCTCCCTTCTCACAGATATCTTCACAGATATCTTCACCAATAGATTCATCCTCAGTGTTTTCACTTCAGCCACCCTTATCACAAATATTGTCATCTGCACCCAGTCCTTTAATCCTTCCAGTGACCCAAATCACTATTGAGTCCACTCATGAGATCTCACCTTCGCCAACAGCTTCATCCTCAGCCAGGAAGGAGTCTTCCTCACCATTGTTCTCACTCCAGTCACCCTCACCACAAATATCATCTTCGGACAGTCCTTTAGCATTCCCAGTAAATCAGACCACTCTTGGAAAAGATCATGACATCTTGCCTTCACCAACAGCCTCATCCTCAATTCAGCAGGAGTTTTCCTCACCAGTTTTCACCACCGGTTCCCCAGCATCCTTACGCCATCAGCCCTGTTCATTTTCAAACCCCTTATCCTTAATGCCCCCCACCTCAAGCTCCGATTGTATACAGGTTCATCCTACAACAAGGCAAGATCGAGATGTCTTATCTGAATCAAGCAGTGTCCCAGGAGGCAAGCTGAAACTGTCCTTGGAGACGCAGGGCTTCCTCTTGTTGAACAGGTGGCTACAGCCTCAGGTGCTGCTCTGCAGACTGAGCAAGCAGGATTGTTCAATGACCACGCTGCCACAAGTAGCCACCAGTCAGTCATCTGACGAAGAGGTGGATGAAGATGGGGAAGAAAATGAATTATTTGATGTAAACATACTCTATTCAGACTCTGAATCTGACGCACTAGACTCTGATGATCCTGATTATGTTCCGTCAAAGAGACTCAAGTTTTAG